The Chitinophaga lutea genome contains the following window.
AAACAGCCGCAGCGATCATGAAGAACCACCAGGTGTTCCAGAAAGGTGGGCGGATGATAAAGGAAAACGGCCGGGCCGCTTCAAACCACTTTTCCCCGCTGGTGCTTGCCGCAACGGCAAAGGTGTACGCGCCGGGCGGCAACGAACTGAACCGGACGCTGTTGTTATTGCCATGAGCCACCCACTGACCATCGAGGCCCGCTAATCTGTACCGGTATTGCACCCGTCCCGTGTTGGAAAAGTAAGGCGCAACAAAATCGATGTCGATGGAGTTTTGATCATAGGGAAGCCTGACGGTGCCCTGGCGGCTGTCATGGGCAACATGTTCGTTGTTGATGCGCACGCCGGTGACGGTCACCTGCAGCGAATCGTCCGCCGCCCTTACGGCCTCGGGCCTGAAATAATTGATGCCGTTGAACCCGCCAAGGAACAACACGCCTCCGCGGCTATAATACAGGCTGTTTTGATAGAAATGGTTCCCCTGGATGTTGTCGAACTGGTCAAAGAAATCCGTTTTTCCCGATAGGCGGTTATATCGGTACAAACCATCGTCGGTAGCCAGCCACAGGCGATCCGTACTGTCTTTCCACACGGAATGGATAAACACCCGGTCGAAGTGCGGGCTGAGTTTTTTTAGCGTGAGTTGCCGGCCCTTTTGTGTGAGCAGGTACAGGCCTTTGGTGCCCAGAATATATTCGTGCCCGGATAGCTGGTAAAGGCAGCGGGCCGGACCGGGAAGACGGGTCGACAGGGCGGCGCGTAGTGTCAGGGCCGAATCGAGGCAGTACACGCTTTTTTCGGTACCGATCCATATCTGGTGAAGATCGTCTTCATAGCAAAAGTTGAGATTTTCCTTTTCTCCCGGGAAGCGGACAGGTGTGATGGTGTAATCACGGCCGTTCATCAGGTAACCGCCGTCACGCGCGGCAATGAGGTGATGGCCATTGTGTAGCGTAAAAATCTGGTCGATAAAATCATTTTCCAGTTTGGACCGGAGGTTGTCTCCCGCCGGCCCTGCCGGGAACGAAGGCCTTTTGTACCTGCCCGTGGATGACTCGTAAAGCCACACCCCGCGATTGGTCTGCCCGATGATCACATAACGGCCATCGTATGCGATGCCGCGAACGGAAGGGTGGTTCATTTTATCGGAAGCGCCGGACGTGGGGAATACAGGCCGGATAGTACCCCGCTGCAGATCGAAGTAGGCGATGCCGTTGATAGTGGCCAGCCAGAGGTTCCCGTTTTCATCTGCCGCGAAACCCCGCACATGGTTGCTGAAATACCTGGCGGGATCGGTTTCCCAGTTCCGGATAAGGCCTATTTCCTGCTGGCCCGGCCGGAAAGAGAGCAGGCTGAAATCGTTACAGGCCCATACCTGGCGATGTTCGTCGAGGTAAAGATCTACAAGCCCTTCCTGGTTGAACAGCGGCCGGCCGTTGTGGAACAACCTGCATGCGCGGTATTTCCCGGTAACACCGTTGTATTCCAGTAATCCTTTGGATGTGGCGAGCAGATGCCTGCTGGCGTCCAGGGGCTGCACGTCGTTGATAAGGAGGAAATTATCGGCCGCGTCAGGAAGATGCTGCCAGATGTTTACGGGCGATATTTTCTGCGCGGAAAAATCGTACAGGAACGACTGGTTTTTCCAGTTGGAAACCAGCGCTGCCTGTTCGCTGAGGGCATTGACCGAATACAGGTCGCTGACGGGAAGCGAGTCACAATAGCCGGGTTTTTTTCGATAAAGGTTACCGGCTGCACAGTAAAAAACGGTATTGCCGAAAGTACTCAGTGAGTACTGTCTGGTATGGAAGGGCGGAGCACCCGGGAATGCCCCCGCGGGGGGGCGGAATGAGCCGGTAAGACTGTCGTACGTATAAATGCCGCGCGTAGTGAGCAGCTGTACCGGTTGGCCGGGCAGTTCGAAAATGTTTCCGGGGGAGGGGCGCCAGACAGTATCCACAGCCACATTCCGGAAGTCGGCCTGGTCGTCGTTAAACAGGTAAAGCCCCTTGATACCGGTGACCCAAATCCGGTTTTGACGGTCGCAGAGGATGGAGCCGAGCCTTTCGCCAGGGAAGAAGACGGTGATCCGTTTGCCGTCGAAACGTTTTACCTGGTTGTGGTACAACAGCCAGATGAACCCGTTCCGATCCCGTGTTATCCGCCGCAAGCCAACGGTGCGTATGCCTGAATTATCGTCGAAAAGCCGGACATGGTAGTCTGGCAACTGCGCCATGGCAGCGGATGTGCAGAGTGTAAACAGCCATAAACCCAATATGGAAGACAGCTTTTTGTTCAATGGGGTTTCGTTATATGCTTAAATGTACAAATTTGGGCGATGGGTTTTCATATTATGGTGAAAATGTATTTGACTTGCGGACGAAGGTAATTTGGCGGCGGTTTTTATGTAAACCGTACATTTGTCATCCGTTTATGGCTGCAACCGTTATGCCATGAATCTAAAACACTAAAA
Protein-coding sequences here:
- a CDS encoding triple tyrosine motif-containing protein: MNKKLSSILGLWLFTLCTSAAMAQLPDYHVRLFDDNSGIRTVGLRRITRDRNGFIWLLYHNQVKRFDGKRITVFFPGERLGSILCDRQNRIWVTGIKGLYLFNDDQADFRNVAVDTVWRPSPGNIFELPGQPVQLLTTRGIYTYDSLTGSFRPPAGAFPGAPPFHTRQYSLSTFGNTVFYCAAGNLYRKKPGYCDSLPVSDLYSVNALSEQAALVSNWKNQSFLYDFSAQKISPVNIWQHLPDAADNFLLINDVQPLDASRHLLATSKGLLEYNGVTGKYRACRLFHNGRPLFNQEGLVDLYLDEHRQVWACNDFSLLSFRPGQQEIGLIRNWETDPARYFSNHVRGFAADENGNLWLATINGIAYFDLQRGTIRPVFPTSGASDKMNHPSVRGIAYDGRYVIIGQTNRGVWLYESSTGRYKRPSFPAGPAGDNLRSKLENDFIDQIFTLHNGHHLIAARDGGYLMNGRDYTITPVRFPGEKENLNFCYEDDLHQIWIGTEKSVYCLDSALTLRAALSTRLPGPARCLYQLSGHEYILGTKGLYLLTQKGRQLTLKKLSPHFDRVFIHSVWKDSTDRLWLATDDGLYRYNRLSGKTDFFDQFDNIQGNHFYQNSLYYSRGGVLFLGGFNGINYFRPEAVRAADDSLQVTVTGVRINNEHVAHDSRQGTVRLPYDQNSIDIDFVAPYFSNTGRVQYRYRLAGLDGQWVAHGNNNSVRFSSLPPGAYTFAVAASTSGEKWFEAARPFSFIIRPPFWNTWWFFMIAAAVSTFLLFRLVRRLQEKIRSEKVLNYFATSLYGQNTTEDILWDIAGNCISQLQLEDCVIYEYDEQRGLLVQKAAYGPKNPMKREIINPLEIPLGKGIVGAVARSRRAEIVNNTAKDKRYILDDRQRLSEIAVPILADGKLYGVIDSEHPQRNFYTKRHLQLLTKIAGICAAKISKYMVEEKLRSSIARDLHDEIGSTLTSIDIISKLAMQQMPAHDAAQSHLLRIREHSSRMMESMSDIVWAINPANDTIERIMIRLKEFTAEMLEPARIRYIFNEDGQLDNIRLNPGQRKDIYLIYKEAINNIVKYSEATGVHIKLRRERDTMHMVIADDGRGFDVSGTGSGNGIRNMHNRAAALNGTLVIRSIQGGGTTIALQWPV